The Pseudanabaena sp. ABRG5-3 genome includes the window ATGCTTTATGATGGCAACGATACGATTACAGCGATCGAAATCCTTAATCCCTATCTTGCACCTCGTATCCGTGGGATCAAAGATACCTATCTAGATGTTAAAGCGACGATCAATAACACTACGAATGTGATTATTGAAATGCAGGTATTAAATGTAGAAGGATTTGAAAAACGAATTCTCTATAATGCGGCTAAAACCTATTCAAATCAGCTTGAGGTTGGCGAAGATTATACGGATCTTGAACCTGTAATCGCCCTTACTATCACTGATTTTCCAATGTTCCCAGAACTAAATCAGCTTATCTCTCGCTTTATTCTTAAAGAAAAGACCTATCTCACTGACTATCCCATCTATGATATCGAATTAGTATTTATTGAACTGCCAAATTTTCGTAAACAGTTAGAAGAGCTAGAAACTCTAACGGACAAATGGCTATATTTTCTAAAAACTGCCAAAAAGCTAGAGATTGTGCCTCCCGTGATGGGTTCTGTCCCCGCTATTCAAAAAGCCTTTGAAATTGCCAATCAAGCAAATCTTACCCGTGAAGAGTTAGATGACCTTGAGCATCATGAAATATTTATCTATGATCAACGCAATGCTATCAAAAAAGCCGTAAAACAAGGTCTACAACAAGGTTTAGAGCAGGGTCTACAACAAGGCTTAGAGCAAGGCTTAGAGCAAGGCTTAGAGCAGGGTGAGCTTAAAGCAAAGCTAGCCATTGCCAAACAATTACTAGCAGTTCTAGACGATGAGGCAATTATTCAAGCTACAGGACTTAGTTTGGAACAGATCACTGCACTGAGAAATAAGTAGAGCTTTGCAATTTACGATATGATCGATCGCATTGACTGCTTATATATTCAGTTATAAGCGATTGCCTCTAAACATTTGCCAGATCATTAACTCCCCAGCATGAAGTATCAAGCCCGTATATTTGTCACCTTACGTCCATCGGTTCTCGACCCCGCAGGCACGGCTGTGCAGTCGGCACTCAAGCAAATGGACTATCACGTTGACTCCGTTCGCATCGGTAAGTATGTGGAAATTGTTCTTGATGCTGATAATGAAGCTGAAGCATCTCAGAAATTGGATGAAGCTGCGGACAAACTGTTGGCAAATCCTGTCATCGAGAATTATCGCGTTGAATTAACCCCGATCGCCTAGGAATTAATAACAGGAATTGACAATATGAAATTTGGTATTCTCGTCTTCCCTGGTTCTAATTGCGATCGCGATGTTGCCACGGTTACTAGCGGAATTCTGCAACAGCCCACGCGATTAATCTGGCATAGCGACACCGATATTAGCGATTGTGATGTAATCGTTGTTCCGGGGGGATTTAGCTACGGTGATTACCTGCGCTGTGGGGCGATCGCTAGATTTGCGCCTGTCATGAAATCTCTGCAAGAACATGCCGCTAAAGGAAAATATGTTCTTGGTATTTGTAATGGATTCCAGATTTTAACCGAGTCAGGCTTATTGCAAGGCGCATTGGTTAGAAACCGTGATTTGCACTTTATTTGCGATCGCGCCCCTTTGCGCGTTGAGCGCAATGATTTAGCTTTCACCAAGAAATATCAAAAGCAACAGGTAATCTCTTTACCGATCGCTCATGGTGAAGGTTGTTATTTCGCTGATGATGATACCCTCAAGGAACTCGAAGACAATCATCAAGTTGTATTCCGTTATAGCGATGCGATCGGCAATATCACCGATGAAGCTAATCCTAACGGCTCAATATCCAACATTGCAGGTATTTGTAATAAGCAAGGTAACGTTCTGGGAATGATGCCCCATCCTGAACGTGCTGCTGAAGGAATTTTGGGCGGTACTGATGGTAAGGCTTTATTTGAAGGACTGCTTGAAGGGTTGTTAGTCAATGCCTAGCCTCTATTTAATCCGTCATGGCATTGCTGAAGATCGCGAGAATTACGAGGATGATACTCTGCGTCCTCTCACTGATGAGGGGCGGAAGAAAACCAAGCAAGTTGCCAAGCGTCTCTATGATTTAGGCTTGCGCTTTGATCTATTGCAAACTAGCCCACTAGTTCGTGCTCAGCAAACCGCTGAGATATTTACTAATGTCTTTAATAGTCCTGTGCAGCAATCCTCTGAACTTGCCCCCGAAGGAAGTTTTGAAACATGGCTTCAGTGGGCTACAGAATGGCTCAGTCAACATCCCCAACCTGCAAGGGCATCTCTAGGGATAATTGGTCATGAACCTGACTTAACTACGTGGGCAGAAACCTTGATCTGGGGAAAGTCGAAGGGAGCATTGGTATTAAAAAAGGCTGGCATTATTGGTTTAGTGATACCAGAAGCTCAACCTTGGACAGCCAACGGAATTCTCTTTTTATCGATTCCACCCAAGCTACTCATATAAAAAAGAAGCAGTGCAATACACCGCTTCTTTTTATTTAAGATCGAACAAAAACCATTAAAAGTGTTGCTTCGCAACACTTTTAATGGTTTTTATGGTTTGAATTTATGCTGTTACCAAATCAGGACGCTTACTGTTGCGGATACCATCGATCGCTTTAGCATAGTCAGGGGCATTAAATACCGCCGAACCAGCAACGATAGCATTAGCACCAGCTTCTAGAACCTGCCAAGTATTATTTGCCTTCAGACCACCATCAACTTCGATCCAAGGATCAAGTCCGCGATCGTCACACATTTGACGCAACTTCGCAATCTTAGGAATGACGTTAGGAATAAAGCTCTGACCACCAAATCCAGGGTTAACGCTCATGATCAAGACCAAATCACACAAGTCGAGAACATATTCAATGAAGCTCAAAGGTGTGGAAGGATTGAGGGATACACCCGCTAGTTTACCAAGTTCTTTGATTTGGCAAAGATTACGATGTAAGTGAGGACAAGCGGTATGCTCTGCATGAACGGTGATGATATCTGCACCAGCTTTAGCAAAATCAGGTACATATCTCTCTGGCTCAGCAATCATCAAATGCACATCTAAAATTTTGGTGGTTACAGGACGGATTGCCGACACAACCAATGGACCAATGGTGATATTTGGAACGAAACGACCATCCATCACATCAACGTGAATCCAATCCGCACCCGCCGCATCAACTGCACGAATGTCGTCACCCAAACGGCTAAAGTCAGCAGAAAGGATCGAGGGAGAAATAACTGTGGACTTCTTAGGCATATGATTTACGGGGGGCTTAGCTTTACAAAGATCTAAAAAACAGCAGAAAAGTGTAGTTTTGACTACATCCTTATGTTAATTATTAATTAAATTTAGCAGTTTTGAACGCAACGATGACAATTAAAATTAAGATTCTGTGACTACATAGTGTTATACAGCGTTATATGGCAATACAAGTTTTGCTTACTATAAATATGAGTAGTGGTACGAAGCACCGCTACTCATATTTGGAATTATTTGGAGGTAGCAACAATTCATAGGCTGTATATGATTGATATAGCAATCCTAAATGGTTTGTGGAAGCGCACCCCTTTGGGGTACGCTTCCACAAACCCAAAAATCTACAAATGATTTAGGATTGCTATATCAAGGAATGTATAAAAGTATTTAATTGCTGCTTCTCAAAGTTTTTTAATACTTAGAAAGACATCCATTTTTTTATATTTGTGGCAGTTTTTCTTGGCATTTGCATCTTTTTTCTTTTTATTCTCTCTCATATTATTTTAGGTTTGCTGTATAGACTTTTAGTAAACACCTCAAGGATTTTTTGTTAGGATAGCCCTATGAATTAGGTATAACTGCCATGTGTATCTGCGTCAATTGCACCTATGTCGATCGCTGCATAACCTACCACTCAGTCGAAGCTTTACATCTGCAACCCCATTTAACCGATCATCCAGACTTTGAGGCAATTTCTCCCACAATTAATGTGAATATCCGTACAGAATCTACTGAAGATATTCAAATGGAATGGGATGTTGTTGGTTGTGAAAGTTTTGTCTCCGAAATGGGAAAATGGATCAAATTGCGCCCTGGTGAACTTGTTCCCACTTAGGCATTACGTAGCAAACCCAAATTATTGAGCTGCGCGCTTAGTGGGCAGCTCAATAATTTGGGTTTGTTTTCTGAGCTACTTACCAAGATTTATACTGAGAGATGCGGCTTCATGCTTGCATCTTTTTTGGATCAGCCATCAAGAGATTTAACGCCTAAGCGACAAGTTAGGAATCCATGCCCCAAACGATCAAACCATTTTTACTAAGTGTTTTACTAGGAATATCTTTTAGCGATTACTTCATTCCCAATTTCAAAAATATTGATCACAAAGATCAGATTCTTGTCACGGCAAAAAATACACAGGATGAGCTTAAATCTCCATCTCCTAACTCATCCCCAAGTTTTTCTCCAGAATCTTCTGCCGAA containing:
- the purS gene encoding phosphoribosylformylglycinamidine synthase subunit PurS: MKYQARIFVTLRPSVLDPAGTAVQSALKQMDYHVDSVRIGKYVEIVLDADNEAEASQKLDEAADKLLANPVIENYRVELTPIA
- a CDS encoding Ycf34 family protein; the protein is MCICVNCTYVDRCITYHSVEALHLQPHLTDHPDFEAISPTINVNIRTESTEDIQMEWDVVGCESFVSEMGKWIKLRPGELVPT
- the rpe gene encoding ribulose-phosphate 3-epimerase, coding for MPKKSTVISPSILSADFSRLGDDIRAVDAAGADWIHVDVMDGRFVPNITIGPLVVSAIRPVTTKILDVHLMIAEPERYVPDFAKAGADIITVHAEHTACPHLHRNLCQIKELGKLAGVSLNPSTPLSFIEYVLDLCDLVLIMSVNPGFGGQSFIPNVIPKIAKLRQMCDDRGLDPWIEVDGGLKANNTWQVLEAGANAIVAGSAVFNAPDYAKAIDGIRNSKRPDLVTA
- the sixA gene encoding phosphohistidine phosphatase SixA, translating into MPSLYLIRHGIAEDRENYEDDTLRPLTDEGRKKTKQVAKRLYDLGLRFDLLQTSPLVRAQQTAEIFTNVFNSPVQQSSELAPEGSFETWLQWATEWLSQHPQPARASLGIIGHEPDLTTWAETLIWGKSKGALVLKKAGIIGLVIPEAQPWTANGILFLSIPPKLLI
- the purQ gene encoding phosphoribosylformylglycinamidine synthase subunit PurQ — encoded protein: MKFGILVFPGSNCDRDVATVTSGILQQPTRLIWHSDTDISDCDVIVVPGGFSYGDYLRCGAIARFAPVMKSLQEHAAKGKYVLGICNGFQILTESGLLQGALVRNRDLHFICDRAPLRVERNDLAFTKKYQKQQVISLPIAHGEGCYFADDDTLKELEDNHQVVFRYSDAIGNITDEANPNGSISNIAGICNKQGNVLGMMPHPERAAEGILGGTDGKALFEGLLEGLLVNA
- a CDS encoding Rpn family recombination-promoting nuclease/putative transposase; amino-acid sequence: MRFINPKTDFAFKKIFGSEQSHDILISFLNAMLYDGNDTITAIEILNPYLAPRIRGIKDTYLDVKATINNTTNVIIEMQVLNVEGFEKRILYNAAKTYSNQLEVGEDYTDLEPVIALTITDFPMFPELNQLISRFILKEKTYLTDYPIYDIELVFIELPNFRKQLEELETLTDKWLYFLKTAKKLEIVPPVMGSVPAIQKAFEIANQANLTREELDDLEHHEIFIYDQRNAIKKAVKQGLQQGLEQGLQQGLEQGLEQGLEQGELKAKLAIAKQLLAVLDDEAIIQATGLSLEQITALRNK